GCTTGCGGTGGTCGTCGGCGATGGGGTAGGCCACTGGATGGGGCATACCTGACTGCCGGTCCCACACACAGCCGAATTCGTCCATGTGCAGCTCGCCCTTGGCGTCGAGGTTGGTGTGGACGGGGCCGCCGCTAGGGGTCAGATCGAGTTGTTTGATCTCGCTGGCCCAGGGGTTGTAGTTGAAATCGGTGCCGATCTTGACGACATGATTGCCGATGAAATCGGCCACTTCCTCGCTATCCCGCAGGCCGTAATAATCTCGGATTTTGTGGTAGACCATGGGGATGGAATGGAAGTTGTAGGGCACGTAGTCGGTTGCTTCGTGCCGGATGGCGGCCAGAGCGCGCTGGCGGCGGTTTTGCGGTACGCCGTAAGGGGAAATGTCCATTAAGCTTTGTGTATCCTTTGTGTTCTTGGTGCCTTTGTGTTTGAGATGTTATTGACGCTCGCCTTCACCCGGCCAGGAAACGATAGATTGCCGAGAAGTCCTCATCGCCCAGGCCGTAGCGCATGGCCAGGGCCAGGGTTTCCTTGGTGGTGTTGCCCACAGGCAGGGCCACGCCCAATTCGTAGGCAGTTTGGGCGGCCAGATGCACGTCCTTCTGCAGCCAGCGCAGAGAAAAGTCGGGGTGACTGAAATCGCCGGTGGCGAGGCGGGCGCGCTTGAGCCGGAAGATCGGCGCGCCGCCGGGACCTTCGATCAGCAAGTCGAGCAAGCGGCCCCGTTCGATCCCCAGCGCCTCGCCCAGCACCAGCCCCTCGGCAAAGGCGGTCATCATCTCGGCCAGCACCAGGTTGTTGACGATCTTGGCGGCGCTGCCCATGCCCACACCGCCGACGTGGATGATCTGCGTGCCCATCGCCTCCAGCAGCGGGCGGGCGAGGGCCAGGTCATCCGGCTCGGCCCCGACCAGGAAGCGGAGCGCGCCGGCAGCGGCGGCGGCCTTGCTGCCGGTGACGGGTGCATCGACGAAACGAAGCTCAAGCTCCTGCGCATAGGCGGCCATATCGCGCGTGAAGGACGGGTTCACGGTGCTGCAATCGATCCAGAGGCCGCCTGGCTCCATCTGGTCGAGGAAGCCATTCTCGCCCCCAGCCGCCTCCGACACCGCCTCGGGGTGGGCGAGCATGGTGATGACGGTGTCCGCACGGCGGGCAAGCTCAGCGGGCGTGTCGGCCCAGCTTGCGCCAGCGGCGATGAGGGCTTCGGCTTTTGCGCGCGTGCGGTTGTATACGACCAGGTCGAAGCCTTTATTGAGCAGGTTGGCGGCCATGCCACCGCCCATGATGCCTAAACCGATGAAGCCGACTGTCATCCTTCCCTTCTCCCAAGGTTCGCGTGCTCGAAGTTGCGTATCGAGCAAATATCTCATGGCGTCGCGCCAAGCCAGAACTCATCCGGCAAGGGGGCATCGAAATCGTCGTGCGTTCGCATAGCCCCGCGATGGAGGCCGGGAGTGCGCCGGACGGTCGGTTTGTGCACCGGCGCCAGTTTCACCAACGGATCGCCATTTTCCGCAATGACGATTTCATCGCCCCGCAAGGCAAGAGCGAGCAATTGCTGCAATTGGGATCTGGCGTCCTGAATGTCGATGGTGATGCTCATGATCGGTCTCCTTGATGCCTATTGTAGCACAGAGACTATTTACGCCCGCGTCGCTGGCTTACGAATGACGCTGATCAACACGGCGAACAACACGATCAAGCCACGGGCCACTTCTTGCCAGTAAGGATCGACGCCCATCAGGGTCATGCCGTTGGCCAGCAGGCCGATGAAGAGCACACCCAGGAAGGTGCCGACCATCGAGCCGGAACCGCCCGCCAGACTGGTGCCGCCGATGACGACGGCAGCGATGACCTCGAACTCCAGCCCTTCGCCCACGTTGTAGGCCCCGGCCATGATGCGCGAGGAGATGACGATGCCGCCGATGGCCGCCATCAGGCCGGTGATGGCGAAGACGAGGATGCGTGTGCGCCCCACTGGGATGCCCGACAGCCGCGCCGCCTCCTCGTTCCCACCCACGCTGTACACCGAGCGCCCGAACACCGTCCGCGTGCTGAGGAAAAGGAAGACGAGCACCGTGATCACCATCAGCACGGCCGGCACCGGGATGACCTTGAACAGATAACCCTGGCCCCAGAAGCTGAAGGAATCGGGGAAGGGGGTGATGGGATAGGCCTGGGTGATGACTTTGGCCAGGCCCTTGTAGCTCATGAACATCGTCAGGGTGACGACGAAGGCCGGGATATTCCACCGCACCCGGATCGCCCCGGCCAGGCTGTGGATGAGGATGCCGGAGGCGATGACGATGAGGACCGCCAGGAGCAGAGGCAGATCGCGTTTGATCGCCAGCACACCCAGCAGCGACGACGACCAGGCCACCGCCGAGCCGACGCTGACATCGATGTCGCCGGAGATGATGACAAAGGTCATGGCGCAGGCGATCATGCCGTTGATGGCCACCGCCCGCAAGACGTTGAACAGATTGCGCTGGGTGAGGAAGTTAGGCGCGAACTGCCACAGCAAGATGAACAAGATCACCAGCGCCACCAGCAGGCCAGAGCGGGACAACAGGTCGCCGACGTTGCTGAGCCGGGTCGAGCGGGATTGGGCTTGCGTACTTTGAGCGGTCATACGGTGCTTTCCTCCATCACCATTGCCAATAGGTTTTCGAGATTGGTTTGATCGGGCTTCACTTCCCCGCTGATGCGCCCCTGGTTCATGATCAGGATGCGGTCGGCCACATCCAGCACTTCTTCGATTTCGGACGAAATAAAGACCACAGCCAACCCGCGGCGGGCCAGGTCGCGCACCAGGCTGAAGATCTGTTCCTTGGCCTGGATGTCGATCCCGCGCGTGGGTTCATCCATCAACAGCACTTCTGGCAGTGTGTTCAGCCAATTGCCCACAACCACCTTTTGTTGATTGCCGCCGCTGAGGGTGCGCGTCGCCACCCCCAGGCCAGGCGTTTTGATGTCCAGCGAGGCCACCATCTCCCGCGCCAACTCCGTTCTGCGGCCAAGCTGCAAGACCCCCTGCACGCTGAAGCGGTTGAAACTGGCCAATGTCAGATTGTCCTGGACGCTGAAGCCCAGCACCAGCCCCTGGCGTTTGCGGTCTTCGGGCGTCAGCGCCAACCCGTGCGCCTTCATGGTCGTGGGCGTGGGCTGAGCGACAGGTTTGCCCTTGACCAGCACTTCGCCGCTATCCACTTTGTCCAGCCCGAAGATGGCTCGCAGCAACTCGGTGCGCCCCGACCCAAGCAACCCGGCGATGCCCAGCACCTCGCCCCCGCGCACCTCGAACGAAATGTCGTTGAGCAGGCCCCGACGCTTGAGGTTCCTCACTGCCAGCTTGACCTCGCCCAACTTCCCGCTCTCGCCCCATTCGGTGCGCTGCCAGTCGGCCCCGATCATCATCTGGGCGATGCGGGCGGGCGTGGCTTCGACGGCGGTGATGGTGCCGATCAACCTGCCATCGCGCAGTACTGTCACATTGTCGGCCACATGTGGGATTTCTTGCAGGCGGTGGGTGACGTAGATGATGGCGTGGCCTTGCTGAGCCAGGCGCCGGACGACCTTGTGCAGCACCGCCACCTCATGCGAAGCCAGGGCGCTGGTCGGCTCATCGAGCACCAGCACGCGTGGCTCGAACGAGATAGCTTTGGCGATCTCGACCAGCTGCTGCTGCGCCACACTCAGCCGCGAGACCTGCTCATCCAGATCGAGCGAGACTTCGAGCTGGTCGAGCGCGGCTTTGGCGATGGGGCGGATGGCCTTACGATCGATCACCGACAGACCGGCCAGGTTGCGCTTGGGCCAGCGCCCCAGGAGGATGTTCTCGGCCACGGTCAGCCCCGGCACCAGGCTCATCTCCTGATAAACGGTGCAGATGCCGCGCTGGAAGGCGTCTTTGGGATTGGCGATGTCCACAGGCTGACCATCGATGCGGATTTCGCCGCTATCAGGGTGGACGGCGCCGCTGAGGATTTTGACCAGCGTGGACTTGCCGGCGCCGTTCTTGCCCAGCAGCGCCCGCACCTCGCCCTTCTGTAGGTTGAAATCGACGCGGTCGAGGGCGACGACGCCGGGGTATTGTTTGCTGATCTGGGTCAGTTCGAGGATGTTTGTCATGGGGTAGTGGTCGGAAATCAGACTTCTGGCGGAATTGGTTTGTCACCTGAGAAGTCGATCGTATTCATCATGACTGCCAATCCAGAACCAGGTGATGGTGTCGTCTTTGAGCAATCCAAGAGCGCGATGGTTCAGGCCGATGCGAACAGAATAAACCGGTGCGTTCGGCTTCACCTGCTTGAAACGCAAGCCAGGGTGAGCTGGATTCTGGCGCCAAAGCCGATATGCCTCTTTTGCACGTTGCCGGACTTCAGGCGGCAGTGCCCAATAAGCCTTCCAGAATGAAGCACGGGTGTATGACTTCATCGTTCGATGAATTCACCGGCTTCGTCGAACATTGGCATGACGTTGTTGTTGCGGATATCAGCCTCGACTTCGGCGACCAACGCAGCGAGTTTGGCATCGTCGGTAGAGGCGAATTGTGCGTCCCACCATGCCTCATCAGCCTCGATCACTGCCTGGAGCTCGTGGTCGGATGCGGGGCGCGAGCGAAGAAATAGGGCGTATTCGAAAATCTGCGCCTTGCGTTCTGGCGATAGCGTGTCGACCACGGCGGCAATAGCGCGCGTATAATCAGGATAGGAAGGCGTTTGAGTGGGCATATACGGGGCCTCAAGCAGTTCGATGTTGCGATTCTGAGAGAAGCATGGGATTACAGTTGGGTGTCTGGCGCCATTATCTGTGTTTCCTCCACCCGTGTCCACACCGGGCCGGAGCCATACACCCGTGCGGGTGTATGGCTCCGGTGGGAGTGGGGGACGAGGGCTATTCGAAGATAGCGTTGCCCTCGGTCTTCATGAACTTATCGATCAGGGCATCGTTGCCGCGGCCGAAGAAGATGGTTGGGGTGTTCGTCACCGACTCCACCTTCTCGCCAGCCAGCACCTTCAGCAGGGTCATGAACGCATCGTATCCCATCTGGTAGGGGGCCTGGCCGGTCACACCTTGCAGGATGTCGTCGCCGGCCTGGAGCATCTGCCCCATCTGGTTGTTCATGTCGGTGCCAAAGACGAAGACCTGGCCACCCAGACCCAACGTCTTCACCGCATTAGCATGGGCCACGGTGCCGCCTTCGTTGGCCGCCCACAGCAGGTTGATGTCGGGGTTGGCTTGCAACATCGCTTCCGACACTGGTTGGGCCTTGTCGGCCAGCCAGCCGGCCTGATCCGCCACCACTTCCACGCCCGGCAGGCTGCCTACCTGGGCCAGGAAGCCTTCCTTGCGCGGCGGGCAGCCCTCGAACTGGTCGCAGTTGAGGATGCCGATCGTGGCCTTGCCGCCGAGTTTTTCGGTGATGAACTTGGCCGCCGCCTCGCCCGACTTGATGCCCAAGTCTTCGTTCTTGGTCACCAGATAGGCGCTGGCGATGCCATCTTCGGCCACGCAGGTGTTGAAGCAGACGATGGTGATGCCCGCCTCTTTCGCTTTCTTCAGGGCGGCGACGGAGCCTTCGGCCGAGATCGGGGTGATGACGATGGCCTTGACCCCGCGGGTGATGTAGTCGTCGATCAGGCTGGCTTCTTTGTCCAGCTTGTTCTCGGTGTTGCCCATGATGATCTCGGCGCCGGTCTCGTCCGCCGCCGCCTGCATGCCCGCCTGTACGGTCTGCATGAAGGTGTCGGACTGGAAGACCACGCCAGCCACCAGCAGGCCCTCAGGCGCCATCATGGCGCCGCTGGCTTCTGCCGGGACCTCGAAGATGGCATTGCCCTCGGTGTCCATGAACTGCTTGATCAGGGCGTCGTTGCCGCGGCCAAAGAAGATGGTCGGGGTGTTGGTCACCGGCTCGACCGTGGCGCCGCCCAACACGTCCAGTGTCGCCGCCAATGCGTCGTAACCCATCTGATAGGGGGCCTGGCCGGTCACACCTTGCAGGATGTCGTCGCCGGCCTGGAGCATCTGGCCCATCTGGTTGTTCATGTCGGTGCCGAAGACGAAGACCTTGCCCGCCAGACCGAGTGTCTTCACGGCGTTGGCATGGGCCACGGTGCCGCCCTCGTTGGCCGCCCACAGCAGGTTGATGTCGGGGTTGGCCTGCAACATCGCCTCCGAAACCGGCTGGGCCTTGTCAGCCAGCCAGCCGGCCTGATCCGCCACGACTTCCACACCCGGCAACGCGCTCACCTGAGCCAGGAAGCCTTCCTTGCGCGGGGGGCAGCCCTCGAACTGGTCGCAGTTGAGGATGCCGATCTTAGCCTTGCCGCCGAGCTTGTCGGCGATAAACTTTGCCGCGGCAGCGCCGCTCTTGTCACCCAGATCCGAGTTCTTGGTCACCAGGAAGCCGGAGGGGATGGTGTCGTCGTTGACGCAGGTGTTGAAGCAGAAGATGACGATGCCTGCATCCTTTGCTTTCTTCAGGGCAGCGATGGAACCATCCGCCGAGATGGGGGTGATGACGATGGCCTTGACCCCGCGGGTGATGTAGTCATCGATCAGGCTGGCCTCTTTGTCCAGCTTGTTCTCGGTGTTGCCCATGATCATCTCGACCCCGGCTTCGTCCGCCGCCGCCTGCATGCCTGCCTGCACGGTCTGCATGAAGGTGTCGGACTGGAAGACGACGCCGGCGATGAGGGTCTTGCCTTCGGCCGGAGCAGCGGTCGGCTCGGCGGGTGCGGCCGTCGCTTCGGCCGGGGCAGCGGTGGGTGCGGCCGGGGCGGCGGGTTGGGCCGCGCAGGCCGTCAGCAGTGCGGCCACCAGCAGCAAGACGAAAATGGGTAGATAACGCTTGAGTTGCATGTTCATCCTCCTTTGGATGAGTTGAATGGGAACGATGGGGGAAGTCGGGATACAAATGCTAGATTGGGAAACTTTGTTTTTCGTCCTCCTATGATGACCTGTTCAGTGATTAGCAAAACAAGAGATTGTTGCGCAAGAGTCGGAAATGTTCATAGCGTGCTTATCTTCTTTTTCTTAACATGATAATCTGCTTTTGGTTCATGTAAAGATGGAAGTCTGTCTAACCATGACAAATTCTTACCA
The sequence above is drawn from the Caldilineales bacterium genome and encodes:
- a CDS encoding substrate-binding domain-containing protein, giving the protein MQLKRYLPIFVLLLVAALLTACAAQPAAPAAPTAAPAEATAAPAEPTAAPAEGKTLIAGVVFQSDTFMQTVQAGMQAAADEAGVEMIMGNTENKLDKEASLIDDYITRGVKAIVITPISADGSIAALKKAKDAGIVIFCFNTCVNDDTIPSGFLVTKNSDLGDKSGAAAAKFIADKLGGKAKIGILNCDQFEGCPPRKEGFLAQVSALPGVEVVADQAGWLADKAQPVSEAMLQANPDINLLWAANEGGTVAHANAVKTLGLAGKVFVFGTDMNNQMGQMLQAGDDILQGVTGQAPYQMGYDALAATLDVLGGATVEPVTNTPTIFFGRGNDALIKQFMDTEGNAIFEVPAEASGAMMAPEGLLVAGVVFQSDTFMQTVQAGMQAAADETGAEIIMGNTENKLDKEASLIDDYITRGVKAIVITPISAEGSVAALKKAKEAGITIVCFNTCVAEDGIASAYLVTKNEDLGIKSGEAAAKFITEKLGGKATIGILNCDQFEGCPPRKEGFLAQVGSLPGVEVVADQAGWLADKAQPVSEAMLQANPDINLLWAANEGGTVAHANAVKTLGLGGQVFVFGTDMNNQMGQMLQAGDDILQGVTGQAPYQMGYDAFMTLLKVLAGEKVESVTNTPTIFFGRGNDALIDKFMKTEGNAIFE
- a CDS encoding NAD(P)-dependent oxidoreductase; the encoded protein is MTVGFIGLGIMGGGMAANLLNKGFDLVVYNRTRAKAEALIAAGASWADTPAELARRADTVITMLAHPEAVSEAAGGENGFLDQMEPGGLWIDCSTVNPSFTRDMAAYAQELELRFVDAPVTGSKAAAAAGALRFLVGAEPDDLALARPLLEAMGTQIIHVGGVGMGSAAKIVNNLVLAEMMTAFAEGLVLGEALGIERGRLLDLLIEGPGGAPIFRLKRARLATGDFSHPDFSLRWLQKDVHLAAQTAYELGVALPVGNTTKETLALAMRYGLGDEDFSAIYRFLAG
- a CDS encoding ABC transporter permease; this translates as MTAQSTQAQSRSTRLSNVGDLLSRSGLLVALVILFILLWQFAPNFLTQRNLFNVLRAVAINGMIACAMTFVIISGDIDVSVGSAVAWSSSLLGVLAIKRDLPLLLAVLIVIASGILIHSLAGAIRVRWNIPAFVVTLTMFMSYKGLAKVITQAYPITPFPDSFSFWGQGYLFKVIPVPAVLMVITVLVFLFLSTRTVFGRSVYSVGGNEEAARLSGIPVGRTRILVFAITGLMAAIGGIVISSRIMAGAYNVGEGLEFEVIAAVVIGGTSLAGGSGSMVGTFLGVLFIGLLANGMTLMGVDPYWQEVARGLIVLFAVLISVIRKPATRA
- a CDS encoding sugar ABC transporter ATP-binding protein; this encodes MTNILELTQISKQYPGVVALDRVDFNLQKGEVRALLGKNGAGKSTLVKILSGAVHPDSGEIRIDGQPVDIANPKDAFQRGICTVYQEMSLVPGLTVAENILLGRWPKRNLAGLSVIDRKAIRPIAKAALDQLEVSLDLDEQVSRLSVAQQQLVEIAKAISFEPRVLVLDEPTSALASHEVAVLHKVVRRLAQQGHAIIYVTHRLQEIPHVADNVTVLRDGRLIGTITAVEATPARIAQMMIGADWQRTEWGESGKLGEVKLAVRNLKRRGLLNDISFEVRGGEVLGIAGLLGSGRTELLRAIFGLDKVDSGEVLVKGKPVAQPTPTTMKAHGLALTPEDRKRQGLVLGFSVQDNLTLASFNRFSVQGVLQLGRRTELAREMVASLDIKTPGLGVATRTLSGGNQQKVVVGNWLNTLPEVLLMDEPTRGIDIQAKEQIFSLVRDLARRGLAVVFISSEIEEVLDVADRILIMNQGRISGEVKPDQTNLENLLAMVMEESTV